GACGAAATTTCTCTCCTATTTCGCCACATCCAAGGCGCTCCATATCTATCGCGGCGATGTGCCGGTCGAGCAGCTGAACCTGGAAGGAAGTGGTGCGGCGGTTGCCGAGCTGCGGCGCTGTGTCGAGATCTACAAGGCAAGGCCTGTGACGGGTCCACGAGAGAAAGAGCGTTCGGGCCTGATCCCCAGGGATCCGTTCGCGCCTGACGCGGGGCGGAAATCCCAGAATCCGGCGGGCGAGCGGTAGCGGTCTGCCATGTTCGTCGGACGTGCGCTATCCCGGCAGACGCTCAGCCCAGGCTATTGCCCATCATTTCGCCGAGGCGTACCGGCCGTTCGGGTGCCCAATCCCGGTTGAAGGCGATAGTGTTCGGCCTGAACAGCATCACGATCGTCGAGCCGAGCAGGAAGCGGCCCATTTCCTCGCCCTTTTTCAGCACGATATCCTGATCGGCATAGCTCCATTCGGAAATCTTGCCGGTGCGTTTCGGATTGACCACGCCGTGCCAGACGGTCGCCATGCTGCCGACGATGGTCGCGCCGACCAGCACCATCACGAACGGACCATATTCGGGCGATTCGAATAGGCACACCACGCGCTCGTTGCGCGCGAACAGGTTCGGCACGCCGCGCGCCGTGGTCGGATTCACCGAGAACAGCGCGCCCGGCACGTAGATCATGCGGCTGAGCTTGCCGTCGCAGGGCATGTGCAGGCGGTGATAATCCCGGGGCGACAAATACAGATTGGCAAAGCTGCCGTGGCGAAACAGGCCCGAGAGCGCGGTGTCGCCGCCGATCAGGTCGGTGGTGGTAAAGCGATGGCCCTTGGCCTGCACCATGCGATCGTCGTCAATCGCACCGAACTGGCTGATCGCGCCATCCACCGGGCAGATGAAATCGGCCGTGGCCGGAGGCCGGGCGCCGACCCTGAGCGGGCGGGTGAAGAAATCATTGAAGCTGTTGTAGCTGGCGATGTCGGGATTGGCGGCTTCGTTCATATCGACGCGGTATTTGCGAACGAACCAGCGGATCAGTGGGAGGGTTATCGCGCTTCCCTGCGCCCCCGCGACCCGGCCAGCGAGGCTGGTCAGGTGCTGCTTGGGCAACAGATGTTGAAGCAGAATCTTGAGGCGATCGGACATGGTCAGGCTCGAATAATGGACATTACGGCACAAATGTCATGGAGCGCGCGGTGCGCTTTGCGGGAAGGGTCGTGCGGTTCCTTAGACATGGTTGATGCGGTTGGACAATTGTCCTGCGGGCTGACTTTGCGGGCCGTTGCCGCCCGCAGACCTTTAGCGCCGAATGGCTCAAGCCGGGGTGCGAGTTGCAGTGTCGCTTCGCGCCCCGTTTCGGCCGTCTGATTCAACCCGGCAGGCCCTAATAGGCGCCATTCGAAGTCATATTTTGATGCCCAGGCTCGCGGCGGTCAGGCAGTTTGAGTCTGACCGGCCTCCGGGCGGTATTCTGTCACCGCTCGGGGGGGGCGATATCGGGATTCACGCCGGCCGGCTCATCAGCGAGATGATCTGCGCCAGACGCGGCGTCAGCGGAGAGCTGAGCATCATCTCCCCGCCCTGCTCGGCCGCCTTCGGGCCAAAGTCGCGGAGCAGGTGATCCCGGACGATGGCCGGCACGCAATCGTCATCGACGAACTCCGGTTGGGCCATCAGGGTCGCGACATGAGCGTCGTCGGCTTCGCGGTTGCCGGAGAGGTCGCCGATCCGTTCGAAAATGATCGAATAGGCGGACGGGATCCGGAGCGAG
This portion of the Sphingomonas sp. So64.6b genome encodes:
- the asd gene encoding archaetidylserine decarboxylase (Phosphatidylserine decarboxylase is synthesized as a single chain precursor. Generation of the pyruvoyl active site from a Ser is coupled to cleavage of a Gly-Ser bond between the larger (beta) and smaller (alpha chains). It is an integral membrane protein.) translates to MSDRLKILLQHLLPKQHLTSLAGRVAGAQGSAITLPLIRWFVRKYRVDMNEAANPDIASYNSFNDFFTRPLRVGARPPATADFICPVDGAISQFGAIDDDRMVQAKGHRFTTTDLIGGDTALSGLFRHGSFANLYLSPRDYHRLHMPCDGKLSRMIYVPGALFSVNPTTARGVPNLFARNERVVCLFESPEYGPFVMVLVGATIVGSMATVWHGVVNPKRTGKISEWSYADQDIVLKKGEEMGRFLLGSTIVMLFRPNTIAFNRDWAPERPVRLGEMMGNSLG